The stretch of DNA GGTAGTTGTTATCCTCAGCAATTGTATTCTTCCATTCATTCTGAGGTAAGCTTTTTTGTAAAGCAATTGTTCCTTTCTTATTCAGGCTATTTAAAATATGACCTGCGCTTTCTTTCCCATTATTAATAATAGATGAGGTCTGTGCATCTGGATTTTCATTTTTGCCCTCTTTTACAGAATAAGATATTTTCGGTTCTTTTTCTTCTTTATGTTCAACGGTTAGCATCTGTTTGCCTATGATAAAAAATAATGCAATGGCAGCAGCAATACCTGCAATACGATATGCCCAAGGTCTCAATTGAGTCTTCTCTTTTCTTACTTCATCCGATCCTTCATCTGCTATTATAGGAAGTCCTGCAATTGTATTTTCATCTTCTTTGCTGAATAAATCATCTTTGATGTGATCCCATAGTTCATCCGGAACATCATCTGTATGATCTTCCATCTTCCTGCGCAGATCGTTTAACCACTGATTACTCATATTGCGCCTTTGTTAACATTTTATATTCTTTAATTTTCTGAACAAGCATTGCTTTAGCCCTGTGAAATTGTGAAGCAGAAGAGTTTTCTGCTATCCCCAGTAATCCTGCTATTTGTTTATGACTTTTATTTTCAAATACATAGAGATTAAAAACGGTTCTATATCCTTCAGGTAACGAACGAATCATTTCCATAATAACCGTTTGAGGTATTTCTTCAATATCCGGTTCTTCCTCATCATCACTTATATCAGCAATATCAAAATCATCTGTCACCAGCTTAAAATCCGAATACTGTCTGATATGTTTTAATGATTCATTGACAACAATCCTGGTAATCCAGGCTTTAAGAGAGCCATTCCCGCGGTACTCAAACGAATCTATGGAACGAAACATGTTGATAAAACTATTTTGTAATACATCATGAACATCATCCTTACCAATAATGTAGCGGGAACATACATAGGAAAGACTTCCGGAATAGGCTCCAAAAAGCTCCTTCCAGGCAGCTTCTTCTTTTAACAGAAGACGTTTTACTAAAATCTGCTCCTTATTTGCCTCCATGGGTGATGCTACACTGACGCCTCGTTTTAATGGCTGTTTAATTTTATGCAAAAATAGGCTGCA from Chryseobacterium piperi encodes:
- a CDS encoding RNA polymerase sigma factor, translating into MEANKEQILVKRLLLKEEAAWKELFGAYSGSLSYVCSRYIIGKDDVHDVLQNSFINMFRSIDSFEYRGNGSLKAWITRIVVNESLKHIRQYSDFKLVTDDFDIADISDDEEEPDIEEIPQTVIMEMIRSLPEGYRTVFNLYVFENKSHKQIAGLLGIAENSSASQFHRAKAMLVQKIKEYKMLTKAQYE